A DNA window from Setaria viridis chromosome 2, Setaria_viridis_v4.0, whole genome shotgun sequence contains the following coding sequences:
- the LOC117842012 gene encoding probable proteasome inhibitor, whose amino-acid sequence MVTDAAAMAVVRAARPALRGAHDGVAFAAHAAFLAAGYSLCAVGPDALTDPPPSGDEEVGIDGWNSMENCYAFLYSKEEKGKKKRVLVKCLVIGELLAVDVLDLEAQDKGPYNIQINVKDFFSKEQPKNYGDMYKNFAGLTETVNSNVLCKLDGKDDGAVAGKNPDAAAKNTDAESSSSIHSSENPSPRTTDPNSLIYPPIAPLGSDDLFPGPGAGFYPHGGIGSGGSMHVGPNDPRFFPSNPFPAPFGGPGSVPPGGRYDPIGPPGVPGFEPSSFVRRPRRPPGGSTHPDLEFFQQGPDF is encoded by the exons ATGGTGAccgacgcggcggcgatggccgtCGTGCGGGCGGCGCGCCCGGCCCTCCGCGGCGCCCACGATGGCGTCGCCttcgccgcccacgccgccttcctcgccgccgggtACTCGCTCTGCGCCGTCGGCCCCGACGCGCTCACCGACCCCCCGCCCTCAG GTGATGAGGAGGTGGGAATCGATGGTTGGAACAGCATGGAGAACTGCTACGCGTTTTTGTATAGCAAGGAGGAGAAAGGCAAGAAGAAACGGGTGCTAGTGAAATGTCTGGTGATCGGTGAATTACTTGCTGTTGATGTTCTGGATCTTGAGGCACAAGATAAGGGCCCGTACAATATCCAGATCAA CGTGAAAGATTTCTTCTCCAAAGAGCAGCCCAAGAATTATGGGGATATGTACAAGAATTTTGCAGGCCTCACTGAGACTGTGAATTCAAATGTGCTGTGCAAATTGGATGGGAAGGATGATGGTGCTGTGGCTGGTAAGAACCCTGATGCTGCTGCCAAGAACACTGATGCTGAGAGCAGTTCATCAATACACAG CTCTGAAAATCCAAGTCCTAGAACTACTGACCCTAACAG CCTAATATATCCTCCAATAGCTCCACTTGGTTCTGATGACCTGTTTCCTGGGCCTGGTGCAGGCTTCTACCCTCACGG TGGGATTGGGAGTGGTGGCAGCATGCATGTTG GTCCGAATGATCCACGCTTCTTTCCTTCAAATCCCTTCCCTGCCCCATTTGGTGGCCCTGG GAGTGTTCCACCGGGTGGTCGCTATGATCCAATTGGCCCACCTGGTGTTCCAGGATTTGAACCATCAAGCTTTGTTAG GCGTCCAAGGCGGCCTCCTGGCGGGAGCACCCACCCAGACCTAGAGTTCTTCCAGCAAGGACCAGACTTCTGA
- the LOC117841998 gene encoding uncharacterized protein, with product MPRFILFCLVSSQLAMTAVVARPFAVFLDGGAMSSVVADAPSAPAVLHTHSLLEESRFAGSPLGSHHSHHSPFDRTFAGGKIIVTGLAAAIVVAIFCYLRITRTKKNVEVEPKV from the coding sequence ATGCCTCGGTTCATCCTCTTCTGCTTGGTGTCGAGCCAGCTGGCCATGACCGCGGTCGTGGCGCGGCCGTTCGCCGTCTTCTTGGACGGCGGCGCGATGAGCAGCGTGGTAGCAGACGCTCCTTCCGCTCCGGCCGTGCTACACACGCACTCCCTGCTGGAGGAGTCAAGGTTCGCCGGGTCGCCGCTGGGTTCGCACCACAGCCATCACAGCCCCTTCGACCGGACGTTCGCCGGCGGCAAGATCATAGTGacggggctcgccgccgccatcgtcgtcgccaTCTTCTGCTACCTCCGGATCACGAGGACGAAGAAGAACGTGGAGGTGGAGCCAAAAGTCTGA
- the LOC117841996 gene encoding protein THYLAKOID ASSEMBLY 8-like, chloroplastic: MATPRPHLARLLLHLRRRPRALPLPFSPSSSSAHGPHPGPSLWPPPAPLAPPAGAWGRAFHDGRPRGPLWRSKKLIGKEALFAIQGLKRFKGDEEKQADFVRRHVARLLKADKLAVLGELERQEEVDLAVKMFRIIQKEDWYKPDIYIYKDLIIALAKCKKMEEAMVIWGNMRDENLFPDSQTYAEVIRGFLRYGSPSDAMNIYEDMKKSPDPPEELPFRVLLKGLLPHPLLRNRVKQDFEELFPERHIYDPPEEIFGMR, translated from the exons atggcgaccCCTCGACCCCAcctcgcccgcctcctcctccacctccgccgccgtcccagGGCCCTACCACTACCCTtctccccgtcctcctcctccgcccacggCCCCCACCCGGGGCCCTCCCtgtggccgccgcccgcgccgctggcgccgccggccggcgcgtgGGGCCGCGCGTTCCACGACGGGCGGCCGCGCGGGCCGCTGTGGCGGAGCAAGAAGCTGATTGGGAAGGAGGCCCTGTTCGCGATCCAGGGCCTCAAGCGGTTCAAGGGGGACGAGGAGAAGCAGGCGGATTTCGTGCGGCGGCACGTGGCCCGACTGCTCAAGGCCGACAAGCTCGCCGTGCTTGGAGAGCTGGAGCGCCAGGAGGAGGTCGATCTGGCTGTGAAG ATGTTTAGGATAATACAAAAGGAGGACTGGTATAAGCCAGATATTTACATATACAAAGACTTGATTATTGCGCTAGCCAAGTGCAAGAAGATGGAGGAAGCAATGGTAATCTGGGGGAACATGAGAGATGAGAACCTGTTTCCAGACTCACAGACTTACGCTGAGGTCATAAGAGGATTCTTAAGATATGGTTCCCCATCAGATGCAATGAATATTTATGAGGACATGAAAAAGTCACCTGATCCACCAGAAGAGTTGCCTTTCAGGGTTTTGTTGAAGGGTCTTCTACCTCACCCATTGCTAAGAAACAGAGTGAAGCAAGATTTTGAAGAGTTGTTCCCAGAGCGGCATATCTATGATCCACCAGAAGAAATTTTCGGCATGCGCTGA
- the LOC117843327 gene encoding transcription factor UDT1: MPRRQRARSSEELKAEDFVDSVLNFGGAGGEGEGEGEGEGEGEAAGDGQPAATEYKSKNLVAERRRRGRLNSNILALRAIVPNITKMSKESTLSDAIDHIKKLQNQVLELQRQLADSPGEAWEKQGSASCSESFAATENMPHQGQVELVPLGPYKYHLKIFCKKAGTFTKVLEALCSYNAQVTSLSTITFYGYAESVFSIEVKGEQDVVMLELRSLLSSIVEVPNN; the protein is encoded by the exons ATGCCGCGCCGCCAGAGGGCGCGCAGCAGCGAGGAGCTCAAGGCGGAGGACTTCGTCGACTCCGTGCTCAacttcggcggcgccggcggcgagggagagggggagggggagggggagggggagggggaggctgCCGGGGATGgccagccggcggcgacggagtaTAAGTCCAAGAACCTTGTGGCCGAGCGGAGGCGCCGCGGCAGGCTCAACAGCAACATCCTCGCGCTCAGGGCCATCGTGCCCAACATCACCAAG ATGAGCAAGGAGTCCACCCTGTCGGATGCCATCGATCACATCAAGAAGCTCCAGAACCAGGTCCTTGAGCTGCAGCGCCAGCTCGCTGACTCGCCTGGCGAGGCCTGGGAGAAGCAGGGCAGCGCGTCGTGCTCTGAATCCTTCGCTGCCACTGAAAACATGCCGCATCAG GGTCAGGTGGAGCTAGTTCCTCTTGGGCCATACAAGTACCATCTCAAGATCTTCTGCAAGAAGGCTGGCACCTTCACCAAGGTGCTGGAAGCACTCTGCAGCTACAACGCGCAGGTCACCAGCCTGAGCACGATAACGTTCTATGGTTATGCAGAGAGTGTCTTCTCCATTGAG GTGAAGGGTGAGCAGGATGTTGTGATGTTGGAACTAAGGAGCCTCCTGTCCAGCATTGTGGAGGTCCCAAATAACTAA
- the LOC117845096 gene encoding probable V-type proton ATPase subunit H: MDRAELTTEQVLKRDIPWEHYMSTKLISGTCLQLLRRYDHKPESQRAPLLEEDGPAYVRVFLNILGSISKEETVEYVLALIDEMLATNPKRAALFYDQSLSGEDIYEPFLRLLWKGNWFVQEKSCKILTDIISARPKLQNGMLPNGDSSNSKSKLTSTHDVLRGLVDWFCSQLRNPTHPSCSIPTTIHCLSSLLREPYVRTLFVQADGIKLLIPLISPASTQQSIQLLYESCLCIWLLSFYDAAVDYLSTTRVMPRLVEVVKGSTKEKVVRVVVLSFRNLLAKGAFAAQMIDLGLPQIVQNLKAQAWSDEDLLDALNQLEVGLKDNLKKLSSFDKYKQQVLLGHLDWSPMHKDPGFWRENINNFEENDFQILRVLMTIIDTSSDTTALAVACYDLSQFLQYHPSGRIVVADLKAKDRVMKLMNHENTEVRKNALLCIQRLFLGAKYASFLQA; encoded by the exons ATGGATCGCGCCGAGCTCACCACCGAGCAG GTTCTGAAGCGGGACATTCCATGGGAGCATTACATGTCAACTAAGCTTATTTCCGGGACATGCCTTCAGCTTTTACGGCGCTATGACCACAAACCAGAGAGCCAGCGAGCTCCTTTGCTTGAGGAG GATGGGCCAGCATATGTTCGAGTTTTCCTGAATATACTGGGGAGTATCTCTAAGGAAGAGACTGTTGAATATGTGCTTGCCCTCATTGATGAGATGCTTGCAA CAAATCCTAAACGAGCAGCACTGTTCTATGACCAATCTCTGTCCGGTGAAGATATTTACGAGCCTTTCTTA AGATTGCTCTGGAAAGGCAACTGGTTTGTGCAAGAAAAAAGTTGTAAGATATTGACTGATATAATAAG TGCACGACCTAAGCTTCAGAATGGCATGCTTCCAAATGGAGACTCTTCGAATTCGAAGAGCAAGCTTACTTCAACACATGATGTGTTGAGAGGTTTGGTTGATTGGTTCTGTTCTCAG CTGAGGAATCCTACCCACCCAAGCTGTTCTATTCCTACTACTATCCATTGCCTCTCTTCTTTGCTAAGAGAACCATATGTCAGGACATTATTTGTTCAAGCTGATGGCATCAAGCTGCTCATTCCTTTAATATCCCCAGCTTCAACACAACAGTCAATTCAG CTCCTTTATGAATCTTGCCTCTGCATCTGGCTTTTATCCTTTTATGATGCAGCAGTTGATTATTTATCCACTACAAGGGTTATGCCAAGACTTGTAGAGGTTGTCAAAGGCTCTACTAAAGAGAAG GTGGTCAGAGTTGTTGTCCTGTCCTTTCGTAATTTGCTGGCCAAGGGTGCATTTGCTGCACAAATGATCGATCTTGGATTGCCGCAGATCGTACAAAACTTGAAAGCTCAAGCATGGTCTGATGAG GATCTATTAGATGCTCTGAATCAACTAGAGGTGGGACTCAAAGACAACCTCAAGAAGTTGAGCTCATTTGATAAGTACAAACAGCAAGTTCTTCTTGGTCACCTTGATTGGTCTCCAATGCACAAAGATCCAGGTTTCTGGCGTGAGAACATCAACAATTTTGAAGAAAATGATTTCCAG ATTCTACGTGTCCTGATGACAATTATTGACACATCAAGTGACACCACTGCTCTCGCGGTGGCCTGCTACGACCTCTCACAGTTCCTCCAGTACCACCCATCGGGCCGAATCGTTGTGGCAGACCTCAAGGCCAAGGACCGAGTCATGAAGCTCATGAATCACGAGAACACCGAAGTGAGGAAAAACGCACTGCTCTGCATCCAGAGGCTATTCCTTGGCGCTAAGTATGCCAGCTTCCTGCAGGCTTGA
- the LOC117845097 gene encoding uncharacterized protein — MASPSRPVRRRRKATESQQRSLLALSDDVLEEILLRVGSPADLARASTACVAFRRLIAGPGFLRRYRSLHPPLLLGFLDPGPGGGFQPAEAPHPNAPAARALARAAGFSFDYIPRGRGRRWHPRDVRDGRVLLYCSPDVQESIVFPDLAVCDPVSRRYLLVPRITDELLASVQVQKQHVQFFEAFLVPSGVEQKEEASFRVLGRACCMTKMVALVFSSGSSHWDVGTSESWDDLSLNARPFAEGLMLRWPSYAYGCFYWKVHLRNKVLKLDMSRMKFSIIDLPPGNADANVVIVETGEGRLGMIGNLNHVRGDTHVYYASKNEGDSNNEWRMAKTIPLPEHYNCCLVGAPEGYIFLLGVPKDKGTLGPACFSLGIKTLEIERVSQMGLNYRHVYPYFGFPPSMLPRMI; from the coding sequence ATGGCGTCACCGTCCCGTCCGGTTCGGCGCCGCCGCAAAGCAACGGAGTCGCAGCAGAGGTCGCTGCTGGCCCTCTCGGATGATGTACTAGAGGAGATCTTGCTCCGCGTCGGCTCCCCTGCCGACCTCGCCCGCGCCTCCACAGCGTGCGTCGCCTTCCGCCGCCTCATCGCCGGCCCCGGCTTCCTCCGCCGCTACCGCTccctccacccgccgctcctcctcggctTCCTCGATCCCGGACCAGGAGGAGGATTCCAACCAGCCGAGGCGCCCCACCCCAACGCCCCTGCCGCCCGCgctctcgcccgcgccgccggcttcTCCTTCGACTACATCCCGCGCGGCAGAGGGCGCCGCTGGCATCCCCGCGACGTCCGCGACGGTCGCGTCCTCCTCTACTGCAGTCCTGATGTGCAGGAAAGCATCGTCTTCCCGGACCTCGCGGTGTGCGACCCTGTGTCCCGGCGGTACCTGCTTGTGCCTCGAATAACCGACGAGTTACTTGCCTCCGTCCAGGTCCAGAAACAACATGTGCAATTTTTTGAGGCCTTCCTTGTCCCGTCTGGAGTTGAACAGAAGGAGGAGGCATCATTCAGGGTCCTCGGCAGGGCGTGTTGCATGACAAAAATGGTGGCACTTGTCTTCTCTTCAGGCTCTAGCCACTGGGATGTCGGTACATCTGAAAGCTGGGATGATCTAAGCTTGAATGCACGACCGTTTGCAGAAGGCCTAATGCTTCGTTGGCCCAGCTATGCATATGGCTGCTTCTACTGGAAAGTACACTTAAGGAACAAGGTACTGAAGCTTGACATGAGCAGAATGAAGTTCTCCATTATTGACCTCCCGCCTGGCAATGCCGATGCGAATGTTGTCATTGTAGAGACAGGGGAAGGCAGGCTTGGGATGATTGGTAATTTAAATCATGTTCGCGGTGACACCCATGTATATTATGCTAGTAAAAATGAAGGTGACAGCAACAATGAGTGGCGGATGGCCAAAACAATCCCGTTGCCGGAACATTACAACTGTTGCCTTGTTGGTGCACCCGAAGGATACATTTTCCTTCTAGGCGTTCCAAAAGACAAAGGTACTCTAGGTCCAGCATGTTTTTCACTTGGCATTAAGACCTTAGAGATTGAGAGGGTCAGTCAGATGGGGCTCAACTATCGTCACGTGTATCCATATTTTGGGTTCCCACCATCCATGTTACCAAGAATGATATGA
- the LOC117844424 gene encoding polygalacturonase ADPG2 encodes MASRSLLATVCLLLLLLLTLLGSTLVEARPAPRSPHRNAPRRHLWTTNAPEGSADGYPNTWYAHRKLGEESKPPKNATTKGVQFDVGSFGATGDGQTDDTGAFQNAWAQACSSEQPAVLLVPAGKSYLVKETSLSGPCKSKVTFKLEGTLVAPEDKSGWSKQGHPHWVSFSNVDSLTVTGKGAMDGKGKTSWKNSCRRNHKMPCTFAPAALTFSSCNHLKVENIKLLNAPQIHLWVEFCSDVTLSRLTIASPGNSPENDGIHVAHSDGVRILGAKIKAGDDCISIAMGTTNLYATKIECGPGHGISVGSLGKGSTRAEVSNVTIDGAHVSGTLFGARIKTWQGGTGYARDIKFLNMVMDKVKNPIVIDQNYCTTSDPSKPKACSQKESAAVEISNVEFSNIRGTSVNRDAIRLHCSEAFPCRGVVLRDIELKTRGGDEKNAATSTCENAVLGETSNVSPAPCSSAATKEDLVPLGSEEDV; translated from the coding sequence ATGGCTTCGCGCTCGCTCCTCGCCACGGTTTGcctgctcctcctgctgctcctaaCGCTGCTTGGCAGCACCCTCGTCGAAGCACGTCCAGCGCCACGGTCGCCGCACCGAAACGCACCAAGACGTCACCTCTGGACGACGAACGCGCCGGAGGGCAGTGCTGATGGCTACCCGAACACATGGTACGCGCACCGCAAACTCGGCGAGGAGAGCAAGCCCCCGAAGAACGCGACGACAAAGGGCGTCCAGTTCGACGTCGGCAGCTTCGGAGCCACCGGCGACGGTCAGACCGACGACACCGGCGCGTTCCAGAATGCCTGGGCCCAGGCCTGCTCCTCAGAACAACCCGCCGTCCTGCTCGTCCCCGCCGGAAAGAGCTACCTCGTCAAGGAGACCAGCCTGTCGGGGCCGTGCAAGTCCAAGGTTACGTTCAAGCTCGAGGGAACCCTGGTGGCTCCGGAGGACAAGTCGGGCTGGAGCAAGCAAGGCCACCCGCACTGGGTAAGTTTCAGCAACGTCGACAGCCTCACGGTGACCGGCAAGGGCGCCATGGACGGCAAGGGCAAGACGTCGTGGAAGAACTCGTGCCGCCGGAACCACAAGATGCCGTGCACCTtcgcgccggcggcgctcacCTTCTCGTCGTGCAACCACCTCAAGGTGGAAAACATAAAGCTGCTCAACGCCCCGCAGATCCACCTCTGGGTGGAGTTCTGCAGCGACGTGACGCTGTCCCGCCTCACTATCGCGTCGCCCGGGAACAGTCCTGAGAACGATGGCATCCACGTGGCGCACAGCGACGGCGTCCGCATCCTGGGCGCCAAGATCAAGGCCGGCGACGACTGCATCTCGATTGCCATGGGCACGACGAACCTGTACGCTACCAAGATCGAGTGCGGGCCGGGGCACGGGATCAGCGTCGGGAGCCTCGGGAAAGGGAGCACCAGGGCCGAGGTGTCCAACGTCACCATCGACGGCGCGCACGTGTCGGGCACGCTGTTCGGGGCCAGGATCAAGACGTGGCAGGGGGGCACGGGGTACGCCAGGGACATTAAGTTCCTCAACATGGTGATGGACAAGGTGAAGAACCCCATCGTCATCGACCAGAACTACTGCACGACGTCGGACCCGTCCAAGCCAAAGGCGTGCAGCCAGAAGGAGTCCGCGGCGGTGGAGATCAGCAACGTGGAGTTCAGCAACATCAGGGGCACCAGCGTCAACAGGGATGCCATCAGGCTGCACTGCAGCGAGGCCTTCCCCTGCCGCGGCGTCGTGCTGCGGGACATCGAACTCAAGACGAGGGGAGGTGACGAGAAGAACGCCGCCACGAGCACCTGCGAGAACGCCGTGCTGGGCGAGACGAGCAACGTTTCGCCGGCGccgtgctcgtcggcggcgaccaAAGAGGATTTGGTTCCGCTAGGATCTGAAGAAGATGTCTGA